The genomic stretch ATAATAGTATTTTTATTAAATGTTAAGGCATCTTTTATAAAATCAACAGGCTCAAAAAAATCGTAAGCAATTCTCATTCGATAAGGTTCTTGGTCTAAAACTAATCTTAGAGATTTTTGATAATCTTTTATTCCTCCATTAGTAGAAAATTCTACTTCTATATGATGGTGATGCGCTATCGCTATAAAATCTGAAAGAGAATTATGCAAAAACGGTTCTCCAAAATGGTGCAATCCTATATATTGATTTTTCATTCTGTCTAAACAATATAGAAAAGTAGGGACTGACATATCACTTTGCTTTCTTGTCATTGCAGAATGGGGGCAATAATTACATGAGGCATTGCACCTATTGGTTAATTCTACCTGATAAATATTCATAATTTAATCCTTTTTAGATAATTCGATTAAACGAAGAACCTCTTGACGGCCTTTAATGTCGTCTTTAAAACCACCATAAACAACAGAAGTTATCATGCCTGCATCATTGCCTTGTCTAATGCCCCTACAAGCCATGCAACCGTGAATAGCCCTCATTACAAGCATTACTGCTTTAGGTTGCAATAAGTAAACAAAGCTATCTACTATCTCTTTAGAGAGGTTTTCCTGCAACTGAGGCTTTGCTGAATAATGCGTTATCAATCGGTTTATTTTTGAAGCTCCTACCAGTTTCTTATCAGGGATATATGCAAACCAAGCTTTCCCTGAAAA from Syntrophorhabdaceae bacterium encodes the following:
- a CDS encoding GTP cyclohydrolase I; the protein is MNQAKVEEYFGKLLTEGLGLDLSDPNLKDTPKRVAKMYCQEFFKSLEPNTTLITTFPNDKDYDEIILLDNIPFVSMCSHHFLPFSGKAWFAYIPDKKLVGASKINRLITHYSAKPQLQENLSKEIVDSFVYLLQPKAVMLVMRAIHGCMACRGIRQGNDAGMITSVVYGGFKDDIKGRQEVLRLIELSKKD